GACAAACCCCAGTAGGCCATCGCCAACGAAGGATCGTCTTCAATCGACCGTTCAAAGCAGCGTGCGCCTTCTTCGTGATTGAAGGCGATGCAAAGGGCCAGCCCACGATCAAACCATTTCTGCGCAGTGGCGGAGTCCGTCGAGACCTTGTAGTGAAATCCGCCGAGGTCGTAGTATCCGTCCTTTATTACGTCCGTTGGTACAGCTTGCGCGACCGTGACGCACGGGAACACAAGGTATACCATCGCAAAACAAAGTAGTGCGGCTTTCATTTTCAACGCTCCTAAAATCAACCATTGGAAGTTGAACCGAATTGATCCGATCAGCTTTTAGTAAAGTACACGCGGACGGCGATGGGGCACATCCGATGGGAAACTGATCGCGTGTTTTCATCATTTGATAACTGCAGTTCACAGCATCCAATGTAACGCCGTAGGAACTAGTTTGTAGCTGAACTGAATTCTCCGTCCTGGGTGGGAAGCTCTCCTTCCGGGTGTGTTCGTGAATGGTTTGCATCCACAATGAGTGACAGCATCAGCTTTAATCTCTCCCTGTTCGTTTTCCGCGTCCTAGTGACACATCAGATGGATGCTGTTAGGGCCGATGCTACGTAGCTGACAAGCAATCGTTTAGTGGTCGGTGACGTAGAAGCGACCACCAACGTCTATAAATCCAAAGAGAGCTCTGGCGGTTGAAGACGGAAAGGAGACGCCGCTTCTGCAGATTCCGACGCGTGTTGGTAAAATTGAATTTTCAAGGAGGCTACATTGACCGGAAATCTCCTTGCTCCAAACGAAGCCGACTACACTCGTCGCCTACGGATGCAGCAGCTTGTGTATCAGTGTCTTCCCGACCGTTCTTTAACTTTCACTTATGATTGATTTTGTTTTCCAGATGCGATGCTTGGCCATTGCGTTGCTCTCCTTTTTGTTGGCTTGTCTGTCGACTGCATCTGCGGAGAATGGGGTTCGTCCAAATTTCATCTTTTTCATTACCGACGACATTTCTTTCGAAGACGTCGGGACCTATGGCGGCCCGGTTCCGACCCCAAATCTAGATCGATTGGCGGCGTCGGGACTTACATTTGAAAACGCTTATGTGACCGCTAGCAGTTGTAGCCCCAGTCGCTGCAGCATCATCACCAGCCGGTACCCACACAACACGGGAGCCCCCGAGTTACACACGCCGCTGCCGCGAGATCAATGGAAATTTCCCGGACGACTACGACGCAAAGGCTATCACAGCGTTCTCTGCGGTAAAAACCACATGAGCTACGACGGACGGTCGAACGATGAGTCTCGATTGGCGGACGCCTTCGATCAGATCCATCATGGAGGGCGTCCCAGCGGGGCGAAGAATTGGGTGGAAACGCTGACTAACCGCCCTGAAAACCAACCCTTTTTCTTTTGGTTTGCTTCGCATGATGCTCATCGTGATTGGCAATTCAACGAGAACGCTCCCCGGTTCCGTGACGAGGATGTCGTTGTGCCTCCGTATTTGGTCGATGGCCCAATGACTCGAACAGATTTTTTGGGGTATTACCACGAGGTCGCGCGGACCGATTTCTACCTCGGGTTGTTGCTCGACGCACTCGAAACGCAAGAGATCAGAGAACAGACCTATGTGATCTTCACCAGCGACAACGGCAAACCATTCCCGCGGGGCAAAACACGGCTGTACGATTCCGGGGCAAAAGTCCCTCTGGTCATTTCTGGGCCTGGAATCGTCGAAGGCCAACGCACCGAATCGCTCGTGAGCTTGATCGATATTGGACCCACCATTCTTGAGCTAGCGGATATTGCGATTCCGCGACAGTTTCAGGGAGTCAGTCTTGTGCCGGTTCTATCTGATCCCGACGCACATGTTCGAGACTATATCTTCGCCGAGCACAATTGGCATACCTATCCTGCGAATGAAAGGATGGTGCGATACAAGAATTGGGTCTATCTCCGCAACCACAACCATCAAGATCAAAACTTGTGTGCCGAATCTGCCGACGTTTTCCCTGCGGGCAAAGAATTGTGGAATACCGAAGCGGATGGCAAATTGCAAAAGCATCAGCGTGACGTCTTCCTCCAGCCACGACCGTTTGAAGAGTTGTACGATGTTCAAACGGATCCACAACAATTCACCAATCTTGTTGAGTCTTCCGAGCATCGTGAGATTTTGGAAGAGCTACGCGGGGTCCTGGATACTTGGTGTGAACAGACGGGAGATACCATCCCGGTGCATCCAACATCGGTCATTGGAAATGTCACTCCAGAGCAGAGGGGCGACTTTCCAGGAGCATCGAGGGATGCACCGCATCTTCTGCATCCCGGCCCGATCCGAAAAGAAACGAAGTGACAATGGAACATTGCAAATTGTAGGGAAAGCAAATACGTCCGCTTGGTACGGTACTCAACTTGGAAAGTTGAGGGACAATGTCGCACGATTCTCCGAATCGTTGGTGTTCTGACCGAAGCGATTGATCGACCGGTCGGGGCCAAGCTAAAGAGCCAGGACTCTCTTTCTGAGCTTCTAGGCCAGGGGGCGTTTTGAATTGTGGCGTGGTTTGATGTGTTGGAGTTACTTGCTTGGTTTGGTTCTCAACTTGGAAAGTTGAGGGACATTGTCGCACGATTCTCCGAATCGTTGGCGTTTTGACCGATGCGATTAGTCGACTGGTTGCGGCCAAGTTAGAGAGCCAGGACTCTCTTTCTGAGCTTCTAGGGCAGGGGGCGTTTTGACTTGTCGCGTGATTTGATGTGTTGGAGTCACTTGCTTGGTTCGGTTCTCAACTTGGAAAGTTGAGGGACAATGTCGCACGATTCTCCGAATCGTGAGCGTTCTGCTTCCTTCACCAATCCATCTAACTCATCTCAAGTCCACGCATCGTTCCAACTCCGGTCCCGAACCTTTCGGTCTCCATGCCAAGACGCTGTAGCATCGAAACAAACAAGTTCGGTAGCGGGTAATTTTGATCGCGATCGAACGCGAGATGCTGGCCGTGCTTAAAGCCTCCACCTGCAAGCAATACTGGCATGTTCTTTGTATCGTGGCTGCTCGCATTGCCGAGATTCGAACCGAACAGGACCATCGTCGAATCCAGTAGTGTCTGCCCTTCTTCGACGGTCTGGTTCAACTTTGCCAGAAACTTGCGGAACTCTTCGATAATCGCCGACTCGACGATCGTTAGTTGAGCAATCTTGGCGGGATCTTTGCCGTGATGCGACAGGTTGTGGTAATCGATGTCGATCCCGGGAATCACAGGCACCGAATTCATTCCGGAGATGTTGTAGGTGATGAATCGTGTCGAATCGGTTTCAATCGCGAGGTGCATGACGTCGTACATCAAACGCATCCGCTCGACGATTCTTGTGTGATCGAGTTCATCACGAGGGACTTTTGCGTCGACGGACGGCTTGGGTTTCTGTTGCCAAGCTTCGGCTTTCGCAAGCCGACGCTCGGCTTCACGGACTGCTTCAAAATATTGGTCCAGTTTTTGGCGATCGCGTCCGGTCAACGTGGTTTGCAATCGTTTGGTTTTCTCGCTTACCACATCCAGCACACTTCGCCCCTCTTGCAACCGCTGGACCTGCAGTTTCTGTTCGTTTGGTTTGCCGGCCAAGAACAGTTGTTTGAACACCTGCGATGGACGCGTTTGAGTTGGTATCTCGACGCCACTGCGAGACCATGACAAGCCGGGGCCAGAGCTGCTCAGTGAGAGCGAAGCAAATCGCGTTTCGCTGCCATACTTAGCCGCCGCGAATTGATCGAGTGAGATTGAGTTTCGGAAACCTGCGCTATTGGGATGAGGAGCGCAAGTCAAAAATGATTTGTACGAATCGTGCCCACCACCGACCTCCGGGTGGGAAACGCCTGACATAATCGTGAATTGATCGCGATAGTCGTCGAGCAATTTAAGATAGGTTGGCGATTGGTAATCGCGACCGGACTGTTGCGGAATGATGTTTGCCGCATGCAACCCCAGTGCAACGTCGATCGCCACGAGACGACGTTTCGGTTTATTCGTAGCATTGCCGAAAGCTTGCGATTCGAGGAGCGGCAAGGCAATCGCGACACCGGCACCACGCAGCAGATTTCGGCGATCGAAACGAGACATGATCAAGTGAACCTAGGGTTGTTGAAAGGCGGGGCTTTGGACGACCGCGTGGACCAATGAACGAAAGCCATAATCTTGTTCACGAGTCTGCTTCACAATTTGGTCGACAAGGGGGCGATCGCTGAAACCAAGTCTTCGGCCCAAGGCGTATGTCAACAGTTGTTCGGCAAGGTTGGTTGTCAATCGATCGGGATC
This genomic interval from Stieleria sp. JC731 contains the following:
- a CDS encoding sulfatase; protein product: MIDFVFQMRCLAIALLSFLLACLSTASAENGVRPNFIFFITDDISFEDVGTYGGPVPTPNLDRLAASGLTFENAYVTASSCSPSRCSIITSRYPHNTGAPELHTPLPRDQWKFPGRLRRKGYHSVLCGKNHMSYDGRSNDESRLADAFDQIHHGGRPSGAKNWVETLTNRPENQPFFFWFASHDAHRDWQFNENAPRFRDEDVVVPPYLVDGPMTRTDFLGYYHEVARTDFYLGLLLDALETQEIREQTYVIFTSDNGKPFPRGKTRLYDSGAKVPLVISGPGIVEGQRTESLVSLIDIGPTILELADIAIPRQFQGVSLVPVLSDPDAHVRDYIFAEHNWHTYPANERMVRYKNWVYLRNHNHQDQNLCAESADVFPAGKELWNTEADGKLQKHQRDVFLQPRPFEELYDVQTDPQQFTNLVESSEHREILEELRGVLDTWCEQTGDTIPVHPTSVIGNVTPEQRGDFPGASRDAPHLLHPGPIRKETK
- a CDS encoding DUF1552 domain-containing protein, which translates into the protein MSRFDRRNLLRGAGVAIALPLLESQAFGNATNKPKRRLVAIDVALGLHAANIIPQQSGRDYQSPTYLKLLDDYRDQFTIMSGVSHPEVGGGHDSYKSFLTCAPHPNSAGFRNSISLDQFAAAKYGSETRFASLSLSSSGPGLSWSRSGVEIPTQTRPSQVFKQLFLAGKPNEQKLQVQRLQEGRSVLDVVSEKTKRLQTTLTGRDRQKLDQYFEAVREAERRLAKAEAWQQKPKPSVDAKVPRDELDHTRIVERMRLMYDVMHLAIETDSTRFITYNISGMNSVPVIPGIDIDYHNLSHHGKDPAKIAQLTIVESAIIEEFRKFLAKLNQTVEEGQTLLDSTMVLFGSNLGNASSHDTKNMPVLLAGGGFKHGQHLAFDRDQNYPLPNLFVSMLQRLGMETERFGTGVGTMRGLEMS